The DNA window CGGTGTACGTGTTGAGGTTCTGGAGAACCACCGTGCCGTCGTTGGTCTTGGTCAGTCCGGTGGCGCCGATGATCCCGTCACCGGTGAGCGTGTAGCCCTGGGCGCTGCTGTTGTCGAAGGTCACCGAGTTGGGAACCGGATTGCCGACCACGTTCAGCGTCCCGCTGAAGGCGGCATCGACGCTGTCGTCGAAGGTCACGTTGTCGCCGAGGAAGAACTGCTCCGGTGAGCCGGAATCATCCCAGTCGGCGGTCAGACCGGTGTCCCAGACGTTCGTTCCCGAAACGCCGGTGTAGGTCAAATCGAGGCCGGGAGCGGAGAGGTCGAGGGTAACGGTCACCACGCCACCCACATCGTTCCACGTAACTTGGGAGTCGCGGTACTGCGGAAGCACCAGGTTGGTGCCGAGCGTGCCGGTGAGCGTGCCTGTGTAGGTCAGCACGTTGTAGGTGCCCGAGGTGGTGATCGCCGGATTGAAGACCACGGTGTTGAGCGTGCCGGTCAGGTCGAGATTCGCGACCGTCAGGTTGGTCGTGGCGGGATCGATCTCGAGGGTCGTGAGATTCGAGGTCGAGTCCATCGACAGGTCACCAATGGTCTCGGTATTGCCGGTGGCGTTCAGCGTGCCGCCGGTAAGCGAAACGGAGGGGGAGCCGAGCAGGTTCTCGATCGGTGCGCCACTGTCATCGACGAGTTGGAGCGATCCACCCTCGATCAGCCATGCGGAAGATGCGGCGGTGCGGTTGGCATTCACCTGGTAGCGACCGTCTTGGATCGTGGTCGTGCCGGTGTAGGTGGCGTCGCGGCCATTGATGATCAGCGGCCCTTCACCGGTTTTGATCAGATTGCCACTCTGGCCTCCGCCGAAGGCATCGGCCGGTCCGGCCCACGTGAACAGACCGTCGAACTCTGTCAGCTGATCGACATTGATCGTGCTCGTGGTGCCGTCTGCTAGAATGATCGAATGGTAGAAGAACGAACGATCCTCGATATCCAGGGTGCCTCCGGCCAAGGTCATGGTCGGATTCGTGAAATTCTGGGTCGTGGTGTTCTGGAGCAGACGGAAGGTGCCGCCAGGATTGACGGTCATGCTGGCGTTCCGCAGCCCTGAGGAATCATTGCCGAGCTCGACGACCCCGGCGTCGATCGTGATTTCACCGCCATACGGAGTGTCATTGTCGAGCGGCAGGAAGGTCAGGATTCCCGCACCGCTCTTGGTCAGCGGGGCGTTGCCGAACAGCTCGGCCGACTGTGTGGCCATGTCGAAGACGTAGTCGTTGCCGGCCGAGTTGTTGACGATGATGCCTCCGGGAAGCACCGGTCCGCCGATGCCGTCGATGAGAACGTTGATGGTGCCGGGGAATCCGGTGGCGGAGTCGTCGAAGGTCACGATGTCGCCGTCGAAGAACACGACGTCGGTCACGCCGTTGTTCCAGTCGGTGCCGTAGTTGCGGTCCCAGTAGCCGGAACCATTGGTGTAGGTCAGCGCGTCGCCTGCGGGTGGCAGGGCGGTGACGGTGAGGATGGCTCCGCTGCCGCCGTCGGTGACGAGGTTGAAGCCGACTCCGTTGGAATTCGTGAAGTTGCCGCTACCATCGAGATCGCCGGCGACCATGCCGGCATTTCCTGCGAGCTGGTCACCGATCAGGAGTCCGCTTTGCGGTTGGTCGGCGCTGTTGGCGTAAAGGTGCTCGGCGAGGACGGCGTCGACCGTTTCTCCGAGGAAGTGGATGCTGGCCCCGACGGCGTCGAGATTGACGATCGACTGGTTGATCGGATTGCCGCCGCCGTTGAGGGTCAACTCACTACTGGCGCCATCGAGGGTGATGTAGGTGTTCGACAGGTACTGGGTCGCGAGCGAGGAAGTATCCGAGATCGTGAGGTTTCCGTAGAAAGTGCCTTGGTTGGGATCGGTTCCGTTGTTGGTGGCGAGAATGTCGGAGTCGTTCACAAGGAACCCCGTCCACTGGTTCGAGAACGGACCGCTCTGGGCATTGAATTCACCAATGGTATTCCATTCCGCGAGAGCTCCGGTGCTGAGGTCGGAGTTGTCGAAGGTGAGGGTTCCGGTTTGTTGCGAGCGGATGACCTGCTGAAACCGGCCGGTGGTATTGGTGAAGGTCACGTCGGCGCCAGCATCCCAGAAAACCTGATCAACGATCTCGCCGAAGCCGCTGCCGGAGAAGTCCGCGCCGGTGATGTTGTAGGCACCGGCTCCGCCGAGCATTCCGGCGCCGCCGGGGTTGAAGAGGTCGTCGACGATCGGGCCGCCGCCGCCGGTCCAGTTCGCTTCGTTGAAGAAGTCGCCGTCAGCAGCCGCGCCCGTCCACTCGTAGGGTGGAGTCGACGCGCCCGTCGCAATATTCATTCCGGCGATAAGTCCGCCGAGCAGGAGGTAGGAGGTTTTCATTTCGGTAGTGGGAGGCGTTGAGGTGTCGGTTGTGTGCACCGCATCACGCGGCTCACATCACACTTCTCGGTCGGGGGCCGGCTCACAACGGGGTCGCATCGAATTGCACCGGGCCGGGGAGGGGGCCACTTCAGGCAGGCGTCCGGTTAGCGGGTCCTCGGGATCGTGATGATCTTCGGTGTCAGGATGTGGTAGCTGCCGAAGTCGACCCGCGCGCCCAGGCTGCCGAGTGTCCTGGAACCGAGAATTCCGCCGAGTTTCCGACCGGACGGGGGTTGGATCTGTTTGGCGAGGGAGTGGACCTCGAATTGCATCGACGGGAGCCGGAGGATGCCGCCGATGACCGGGCTTTCGGCCGTCGCCCGACGGACTCCGCGTGCCTTGCGGGTGCCGGCGCCGGGGATGTCGCGGGATTCCTCGCTCAGCTTCAGCCCGAGCTTCTTGGCGATCGATGGTTCGAGGGAGTTGGTTCCCGAGCCGATGTCGACGAGGAACGCGTAGGTCTCATCGCCGAGTGCGATGTCGACGAAGGCGAAGCCGTGAACACCCTCGACCATCGGCACGCGGATGGTGGTGTTCCCCTCTTGCGTGTTGAGGTAGGCGTCTTGCGGCGAGTCGGCCGGAGGCAGGAGCAGGTTGCCATGACGGGTGTCGATGATGGCGTTTGTTTGCTTGAGCAGTCCGACTCCAACCAGTCCGTCCGGTGCCACGAGTTCTCCGTCGACCTTCACCCTGCCGTGGGAGAGATCGACGGCGTAGGCCGCTCTCGGCGAGACGCTGGGACCCGTTTTGCCGAGCTTGAGTTGATCGACTTTGACGCGCCGCATTCGGACGCCGCCACCAGCACCCTGTCCTTTCGACTCCTCCCCGTCCGATTTTCCGAGTTGGGTCGCGGTTTCGAGGGAAATCACGACATCCATGCCGGCACCCGAGTCGACCAGGAAGCTGAAGGGCTCTCCCTCGACCTCGACGGGGAGCAGGTAGTGTTGGGACCCTTGGGTCCGGGTCATAGGGATCGAACCGAGATCGGGAAGTTCCGAACCGATGGCGGTGGCGACAACGAGGATGAGTGCGAGAAAGGTTCTCATGCGCCGAGTTGGATAGGTTTCCAGCTGACGGTCCGCGAAGCGCGCATCCGTTTTTCACCCGGACCCGCGCGAGGCCCGGTTGTGGTGCTTCTTGTTTCATTCCCATCGCTGCAGGACCCGCTAGGATCACTGCAGCGTGAACTCCATTCTCCGAATCTTCGCGGCCGCTCTTGTTCTGGCTGCCAGTCATGCCTCCGCTGCCGACCGTCCGAACATCCTGCTGATCTGCATCGACGACCTGCGGACCCAACTCGGCTGCTATGGCGACAAGGTCGTCAAGTCACCGAACATCGACCGGCTCTCCGAGCAGGGAGTCATCTTCGACCGCTGCTACGTGCAGGTGGCGGTGTGCAATCCGTCGAGGGCCAGCATGATGACCGGGCTGCGGCCGGCGACGCTGAACTGCTACACGCTTCCCTACCATTTCCGGGAAACCAAACCCGACGCCGTTACGATGCCCCAGTATCTGCGCTCGCAGGGCTACCATGTCGAAGGCTACGGCAAGATCTTCCACAATCCGTGGCAGGACCCACGTTCATGGGACCGGCCGCATCAATTCGGTTCGGGCGATTACCGGCACTACGATGCCAAGCAGAAGGCCTTCATCGAGAAGGTCCGTGAGTCGCTCCCCGGCGATGACTGGCGCAAGTCGAACCTGCGCGGACCGGCGACGAATGCGCCGGACATTACCGACGAGCAACATCCT is part of the Haloferula helveola genome and encodes:
- a CDS encoding beta strand repeat-containing protein encodes the protein MKTSYLLLGGLIAGMNIATGASTPPYEWTGAAADGDFFNEANWTGGGGPIVDDLFNPGGAGMLGGAGAYNITGADFSGSGFGEIVDQVFWDAGADVTFTNTTGRFQQVIRSQQTGTLTFDNSDLSTGALAEWNTIGEFNAQSGPFSNQWTGFLVNDSDILATNNGTDPNQGTFYGNLTISDTSSLATQYLSNTYITLDGASSELTLNGGGNPINQSIVNLDAVGASIHFLGETVDAVLAEHLYANSADQPQSGLLIGDQLAGNAGMVAGDLDGSGNFTNSNGVGFNLVTDGGSGAILTVTALPPAGDALTYTNGSGYWDRNYGTDWNNGVTDVVFFDGDIVTFDDSATGFPGTINVLIDGIGGPVLPGGIIVNNSAGNDYVFDMATQSAELFGNAPLTKSGAGILTFLPLDNDTPYGGEITIDAGVVELGNDSSGLRNASMTVNPGGTFRLLQNTTTQNFTNPTMTLAGGTLDIEDRSFFYHSIILADGTTSTINVDQLTEFDGLFTWAGPADAFGGGQSGNLIKTGEGPLIINGRDATYTGTTTIQDGRYQVNANRTAASSAWLIEGGSLQLVDDSGAPIENLLGSPSVSLTGGTLNATGNTETIGDLSMDSTSNLTTLEIDPATTNLTVANLDLTGTLNTVVFNPAITTSGTYNVLTYTGTLTGTLGTNLVLPQYRDSQVTWNDVGGVVTVTLDLSAPGLDLTYTGVSGTNVWDTGLTADWDDSGSPEQFFLGDNVTFDDSVDAAFSGTLNVVGNPVPNSVTFDNSSAQGYTLTGDGIIGATGLTKTNDGTVVLQNLNTYTGDTVVSGGTLVLSGGTETLGDNTAIEVNSGATLEITATNAITRFQNSGDAGIVVDGGTLLHSDGNHAHIPSITLRNGAHWTATSAGSFAGVNTDLDGDVTVDGTTPSTIGPFSFGIRFNNFSPVFDVSDVTGDSAVDLSVNSRLRGNSGFTKTGAGTMFIAANPNFDTDYTTTTVTEGCLLIEDLSAIPADLTQVSVGAGACFGGAAGPSNLTDADLEAIAASVVWDAGGDARLLIDTAGGAVSVAANLAGNFKIVAAGGGTLDLTGTLAVNDIIAIDGTTVNTGPGAATAITIDSITTSAGTTPGTTKVTIAFTADGTVDVYGSADLTAWGSAIATGVSGSPIEIDNVADAKQFFVLVSEGETFPAP
- a CDS encoding aspartyl protease family protein, whose protein sequence is MRTFLALILVVATAIGSELPDLGSIPMTRTQGSQHYLLPVEVEGEPFSFLVDSGAGMDVVISLETATQLGKSDGEESKGQGAGGGVRMRRVKVDQLKLGKTGPSVSPRAAYAVDLSHGRVKVDGELVAPDGLVGVGLLKQTNAIIDTRHGNLLLPPADSPQDAYLNTQEGNTTIRVPMVEGVHGFAFVDIALGDETYAFLVDIGSGTNSLEPSIAKKLGLKLSEESRDIPGAGTRKARGVRRATAESPVIGGILRLPSMQFEVHSLAKQIQPPSGRKLGGILGSRTLGSLGARVDFGSYHILTPKIITIPRTR